A genomic window from Anoplolepis gracilipes chromosome 6, ASM4749672v1, whole genome shotgun sequence includes:
- the Cpr14 gene encoding cuticular protein 14 — protein sequence MYTIKVLVAVVLCTTGTLSAPQRPSSGADKDAVITSQQLEVGFDGNYINNFETSNGISHQETGQPKQVDNETPVVSQGQDAYVAPDGQQVSIQWVADENGFQVQGSHIPTAPPIPPEIQRALEWNAAHPEEDDGGQPRPPPRG from the exons GTGTTGGTGGCGGTCGTACTTTGTACGACAGGTACATTGAGCGCACCACAAAGACCGTCAAGTGGCGCGGATAAGGATGCGGTAATCACGTCTCAGCAGCTCGAAGTCGGGTTCGACGGCAATTACATTAACAA CTTCGAGACAAGCAACGGAATCAGTCACCAGGAAACGGGCCAGCCGAAGCAAGTGGATAACGAGACGCCAGTCGTCTCGCAGGGCCAGGACGCGTACGTAGCGCCCGATGGCCAACAGGTCAGCATACAGTGGGTGGCCGACGAGAACGGCTTCCAGGTGCAAGGCTCCCACATCCCGACGGCGCCGCCCATCCCCCCGGAGATACAAAGGGCGCTTGAATGGAACGCCGCTCATCCCGAAGAGGACGACGGTGGTCAGCCACGACCACCACCAAGAG GTTAA
- the LOC140666618 gene encoding endocuticle structural glycoprotein SgAbd-8, which yields MNPHVIILLSLAAIISAANEPIAIIRQEQDISPNGSFFTKWESANGITFEERGVQKNPGQKDKEAEEVRGSVTWTAPDGQKINLGWLADENGATFQGAHLPTPPPPPEIPPIIQRALDWIATHPYKEERNKV from the coding sequence ATGAATCCGCACGTAATTATCCTGCTGAGCCTGGCGGCAATAATATCAGCGGCGAATGAGCCGATAGCCATCATCCGGCAGGAGCAGGACATTAGTCCGAACGGTAGTTTCTTCACGAAATGGGAGAGCGCCAACGGGATAACTTTCGAGGAGCGGGGCGTACAGAAGAACCCTGGCCAAAAGGACAAAGAGGCTGAGGAGGTGCGCGGCTCGGTGACATGGACCGCGCCTGACGGACAGAAGATTAATCTCGGCTGGCTGGCAGACGAGAATGGCGCCACTTTCCAAGGGGCGCATCTGCCAACCCCGCCACCCCCGCCGGAAATTCCGCCCATCATCCAGCGCGCCCTCGACTGGATAGCTACTCACCCCTACAAAGAGGAAAGAAACAAAGTGTAA